The following proteins are co-located in the Candidatus Avedoeria danica genome:
- a CDS encoding F0F1 ATP synthase subunit alpha, giving the protein MLRQQIEGFESTAKAVDVGTVVEVGDGIARVEGLRGCLMSELVEFPGKEGGSVYGIALNLETESVGIVILGDFTAIEEGDIARSTGRVISVPVGDALVGRVVNALGQPIDGKGPIRTEKTRPIERIAPGVTERQNVKEPVMTGIKPIDTMIPIGRGQRELIIGDRQTGKTAVAVDAIINQKGSGVICIYVAVGQKRSQVARIVALLEENGAMEHTIVVVASASESAALQYIAPYTGTAMGEEFLESGRHALIVYDDLSKHATAYRQVSLLLRRPPGREAYPGDVFYLHSRLLERSAKLSDERGGGSLTSLPIIETQLGDMSAYIPTNVISITDGQIYLEPNLFNLGIRPAVNTGLSVSRVGGDAQFKAMKQVAGKLRLEMASFRELAAFAQFGSDLDAATQRQLDRGLRLQEVLKQGLYQPWSFADQVQVIYAVTNNHADGVPVDGMKAWQDGLVKFMRDTYPNIGRDVEEKKQLDDDLRGQLDEALKAYNATWETMRGGGA; this is encoded by the coding sequence ATGCTGCGGCAACAGATCGAAGGGTTCGAGTCCACCGCCAAGGCGGTCGACGTCGGCACCGTCGTCGAGGTCGGCGATGGCATCGCCCGCGTCGAGGGTCTGCGCGGCTGCCTGATGAGCGAGCTCGTCGAGTTCCCGGGCAAGGAGGGCGGGTCGGTATACGGCATCGCCCTCAACCTCGAGACGGAATCCGTCGGCATCGTCATCCTCGGCGACTTCACGGCGATCGAAGAGGGCGACATTGCCCGCTCGACGGGCCGCGTCATCAGCGTCCCGGTCGGCGACGCGCTCGTCGGGCGCGTCGTGAACGCTCTGGGACAGCCGATCGACGGCAAGGGCCCGATCCGGACGGAGAAGACCCGGCCGATCGAGCGCATCGCCCCGGGCGTGACCGAGCGGCAGAACGTGAAGGAACCCGTGATGACCGGCATCAAGCCGATCGACACGATGATCCCGATCGGCCGCGGGCAGCGTGAGCTGATCATCGGCGACCGCCAGACCGGCAAGACGGCCGTCGCGGTCGACGCGATCATCAACCAGAAGGGCTCCGGCGTCATCTGCATCTACGTCGCCGTCGGCCAGAAGCGGTCGCAGGTCGCGCGCATCGTCGCCCTTCTCGAGGAAAACGGTGCGATGGAGCACACGATCGTCGTCGTCGCGTCGGCGTCGGAGTCGGCCGCGCTCCAGTACATCGCCCCGTACACCGGCACGGCGATGGGCGAGGAGTTCCTCGAATCCGGCCGCCACGCCCTCATCGTCTACGACGACCTCTCGAAGCACGCCACGGCCTACCGCCAGGTGTCGCTCCTGCTGCGCCGCCCGCCGGGCCGCGAGGCGTATCCGGGCGACGTGTTCTACCTCCACTCCCGCCTCCTCGAACGCTCGGCCAAGCTGTCCGACGAGCGCGGCGGCGGCAGCCTGACGTCGCTCCCGATCATCGAGACGCAGCTCGGCGACATGTCGGCCTACATCCCGACGAACGTCATCTCGATCACGGACGGCCAGATCTACCTCGAGCCCAACCTGTTCAACCTCGGCATCCGGCCGGCCGTGAACACCGGCCTCTCGGTGTCCCGGGTCGGCGGCGACGCGCAGTTCAAGGCGATGAAGCAGGTCGCCGGCAAGCTGCGCCTTGAGATGGCCAGCTTCCGCGAGCTCGCCGCGTTCGCCCAGTTCGGCAGCGACTTGGACGCGGCCACGCAGCGCCAGCTCGACCGAGGGCTGCGGCTGCAGGAGGTGCTGAAGCAGGGCCTCTACCAGCCTTGGTCGTTCGCCGACCAGGTCCAGGTGATTTACGCCGTGACGAACAACCACGCCGATGGGGTGCCGGTCGACGGGATGAAGGCCTGGCAGGACGGGCTCGTGAAGTTCATGCGCGACACGTACCCGAACATCGGCCGGGACGTGGAAGAGAAGAAGCAGCTCGACGACGACCTGCGCGGCCAGCTCGACGAGGCCCTCAAGGCCTACAACGCTACGTGGGAAACCATGCGCGGCGGGGGCGCTTAA
- a CDS encoding F0F1 ATP synthase subunit delta, whose protein sequence is MSDLLEGLKDKARDLIGEAAKSMNLDDLKRMLGKLEGGDEGDRRIDADVTSAVPLLESERETIDQRLKARYGDDLAIHYRVDAAILGGLIVRVGDRYIDDSVASRLGQLRASLTGTQTG, encoded by the coding sequence ATGAGCGACCTGCTCGAGGGGCTGAAGGACAAGGCGCGCGACCTCATCGGTGAGGCGGCCAAGTCGATGAACCTCGACGACCTCAAGCGCATGCTCGGCAAGCTCGAGGGCGGCGACGAGGGCGACCGGCGGATCGACGCCGACGTCACGAGCGCCGTGCCGCTGCTCGAGAGCGAGCGCGAGACGATCGACCAACGCTTGAAGGCACGCTACGGGGACGACTTGGCGATCCACTATCGCGTGGACGCCGCCATCCTCGGCGGGCTGATCGTGCGCGTCGGCGATCGCTACATCGATGACAGCGTGGCGTCGCGGCTCGGCCAGCTGCGCGCATCGTTGACGGGAACACAAACCGGGTAG
- the atpF gene encoding F0F1 ATP synthase subunit B translates to MEKLGINIYLLGLQILHFVLLLVLLRALLYKPILGYMQKRTEQIRSSMAEADKVRQQAAAERATLESQIAEERRTSQDRLRQAVARGEEAADRRLAEATAEAEQLLARARAEAEQTRAQALAGMQNDIADLALLAAGKVLGEAIDAGKHRKLVDGFLSQKLGELA, encoded by the coding sequence GTGGAAAAACTGGGTATCAACATCTATTTGCTCGGGCTGCAGATTCTGCACTTCGTGCTGCTGCTGGTCCTGCTCAGGGCCCTGCTGTACAAGCCGATCCTCGGCTACATGCAGAAGCGCACCGAGCAGATCCGCAGCAGCATGGCCGAGGCCGACAAGGTCCGGCAGCAGGCGGCCGCCGAGCGCGCCACGCTCGAGTCGCAGATCGCCGAGGAGCGCCGCACGAGCCAGGATCGGCTGCGGCAGGCCGTGGCGCGAGGCGAGGAGGCGGCGGATCGCCGACTGGCCGAGGCGACGGCTGAGGCTGAGCAGCTGTTGGCCCGCGCGAGGGCCGAGGCCGAGCAGACCCGCGCCCAGGCGCTGGCCGGCATGCAGAACGACATCGCCGATCTGGCGCTGCTGGCGGCCGGTAAGGTGCTGGGCGAGGCGATCGACGCGGGCAAGCACCGCAAGCTCGTCGACGGCTTCCTCAGCCAGAAGCTGGGCGAATTGGCATGA
- the atpE gene encoding ATP synthase F0 subunit C, giving the protein MELEAAKELGKLIGAGIAVGTGAIGPGIGIGLVVNGALLAMGRNPEASGDLRATMLLGIVFAESLAILALVISLVLLFVI; this is encoded by the coding sequence ATGGAACTTGAAGCAGCCAAGGAGCTTGGCAAGCTGATCGGCGCCGGTATCGCCGTCGGCACGGGTGCGATCGGGCCGGGCATCGGCATCGGCTTGGTCGTCAACGGTGCGCTGTTGGCGATGGGGCGCAACCCCGAGGCGAGTGGCGACCTGCGCGCGACGATGCTCCTCGGCATCGTGTTCGCGGAGTCGCTGGCCATCCTGGCGCTCGTCATCTCGCTCGTCCTGCTCTTCGTCATCTAG
- a CDS encoding F0F1 ATP synthase subunit A, which translates to MGWLKSKKFWISLVVLAIMIASAFYIKVPLPHIQVPPETLFMMGPVPFTNTMLALLLADVVLIVMAFLATRKLEMVPRGLQNFFEIVIDFWQTQSLNHIGEKMTRAWLPLVLTVFFMVWFSNYSHFLPGFDTIGILCKAGECPGEPGAAHAAADDHAEEGAPAAESVAAAEGEEHAAPEGPTHTYFKVTDWNGIGLITARYPEDASEEEKHAEGRVLVPFLRVAASDLNMPLALALIAFLVIEFAGFKALGFGYLGKFFNFKEGGIMMGVGLLELVSEIMRIITFSFRLFGNVFAGQTLLFVFPFLVPALMVLPIYGLELFVGLIQSYVFAILILAFMQQAITAHHGPDHGDHAAEHH; encoded by the coding sequence GTGGGCTGGTTGAAGAGCAAGAAGTTCTGGATCAGCTTGGTGGTGTTGGCGATCATGATCGCCAGCGCGTTCTACATCAAGGTCCCGCTGCCGCACATCCAGGTGCCGCCGGAAACGCTGTTCATGATGGGCCCCGTGCCGTTCACGAACACGATGCTGGCCCTGTTGCTGGCGGATGTCGTCCTCATCGTCATGGCCTTCCTGGCGACGCGGAAGTTGGAGATGGTCCCGCGCGGCCTCCAGAACTTCTTCGAGATCGTGATCGACTTCTGGCAGACGCAGTCGCTCAACCACATCGGTGAGAAGATGACGCGGGCTTGGCTGCCGCTCGTCCTCACCGTGTTCTTCATGGTCTGGTTCTCGAACTACTCGCACTTCTTGCCGGGCTTCGACACGATCGGCATCCTGTGCAAGGCGGGCGAGTGCCCGGGCGAGCCCGGCGCGGCGCATGCGGCCGCGGACGACCACGCCGAGGAAGGCGCACCCGCCGCCGAAAGCGTTGCGGCCGCCGAGGGCGAAGAGCACGCCGCGCCCGAGGGTCCGACGCATACTTACTTCAAGGTCACCGACTGGAACGGCATCGGCCTCATCACGGCCCGCTATCCGGAGGACGCGTCGGAGGAAGAGAAGCACGCCGAGGGTCGGGTGCTCGTCCCGTTCCTCCGCGTTGCCGCCTCCGACCTGAACATGCCGCTCGCACTCGCCCTCATCGCCTTCCTCGTCATCGAGTTCGCCGGCTTCAAGGCCCTCGGCTTCGGCTACCTCGGGAAGTTTTTCAACTTCAAAGAGGGCGGCATCATGATGGGCGTCGGCTTGCTCGAGCTCGTCAGCGAGATCATGCGCATCATCACGTTCAGCTTCCGGTTGTTCGGCAACGTGTTCGCCGGGCAGACGCTGTTGTTCGTCTTTCCGTTCCTGGTCCCGGCGCTCATGGTGCTGCCGATCTACGGCCTCGAGTTGTTCGTCGGCCTGATCCAGAGCTATGTCTTCGCGATCCTGATCCTGGCGTTCATGCAGCAAGCGATCACGGCGCACCACGGTCCCGACCATGGCGACCACGCGGCCGAGCATCACTAG
- a CDS encoding AtpZ/AtpI family protein, with amino-acid sequence MTNGQVALLASQLAWTLAFMVLIPAGVGVLIDRRFGTAPWAILVGALAGIIFATIGITRRVLRHYEALAPREPRPDGDGVAEEGPEEDSEWAG; translated from the coding sequence ATGACGAACGGGCAGGTCGCGCTGCTGGCTTCGCAGTTGGCATGGACGTTGGCGTTCATGGTGTTGATTCCGGCCGGTGTCGGCGTCTTGATCGATCGCCGATTCGGCACCGCGCCGTGGGCGATCCTGGTAGGTGCGCTTGCCGGGATCATTTTTGCGACCATCGGCATCACACGGCGTGTGTTGAGACACTACGAGGCCTTGGCGCCGCGCGAACCGCGGCCGGACGGCGACGGCGTCGCTGAAGAGGGCCCGGAGGAGGATTCCGAGTGGGCTGGTTGA